In Candidatus Cloacimonadota bacterium, the following proteins share a genomic window:
- the dnaG gene encoding DNA primase yields the protein MRYDQRIIDDVRSANNIVEVIGEYLPLKRSGANYKCRCPFHNEKTPSFMVSPSKQIFKCFGCGKGGNVFTFLMEYEKINFNEAVQKLAQRAGIKLPQKEISAEKQTLYNELYEIYKIANQYYRDNLLKAGKLALEYLHSRQISDETIKTFQIGLASDRWDDLSNYLKKKHFGQKSFSKSGLFTERQGKVYDKFYSRIMFPIFSSDGKVIAFGGRIYKEEDDRGAKYLNSPENLIYKKRYHLYGLFQTKHFITQKKSALLVEGNTDLLKVYQYGFSNVVASLGTALTENQIKLLARYTKNVYILYDGDEAGYKASARAIKVCLENSLFPKIIMLPENYDPDSFLDEFGAEKLQEEIDKALSFYQFIKVYKNADKSLENKEDAIDELIDNLMLIQDPVQREMYIQEGSALFRISETNIVKSINRRLTKSFKRYASLKANPQVGGLGEKELLKMVVKFPEECADAVPFLEQEYFTHPIFKKLVSIIKKQDNLIQFTAQSSKLLDYFAPDEVDFVSDIMFFDGEFSKTVLHKLLNGLQIRKLSLDLQKINQEIIEHPDNFEKLREKKVIQKKIHQLKGGVVRKLLS from the coding sequence CCATTAAAAAGAAGTGGAGCTAACTACAAATGCAGATGCCCATTTCATAACGAAAAGACCCCTTCTTTTATGGTAAGCCCATCCAAACAGATTTTCAAATGCTTTGGCTGTGGAAAGGGTGGGAATGTATTCACTTTCCTAATGGAATATGAAAAGATAAATTTCAATGAGGCAGTTCAAAAACTTGCACAAAGGGCTGGCATCAAACTTCCACAAAAAGAAATATCTGCTGAAAAACAAACACTTTACAATGAACTGTATGAGATATACAAAATTGCCAATCAATATTATAGAGATAATCTATTAAAAGCAGGCAAATTAGCTCTTGAATATCTTCATTCCCGCCAGATTTCTGATGAAACCATCAAAACCTTCCAGATAGGTCTGGCATCAGATAGATGGGATGACTTATCAAATTATCTTAAAAAGAAACATTTTGGGCAAAAGAGTTTTTCCAAAAGCGGGCTATTTACTGAACGGCAAGGAAAAGTGTATGATAAATTTTACAGCCGCATAATGTTTCCTATTTTTTCTTCTGATGGCAAGGTAATTGCTTTTGGAGGTAGGATTTATAAAGAAGAAGATGACAGAGGAGCAAAATACCTTAACTCACCTGAAAATCTCATTTACAAAAAAAGGTATCATCTTTATGGATTATTTCAGACAAAACATTTTATAACACAAAAAAAATCCGCTCTACTTGTTGAAGGGAATACCGATTTACTAAAGGTCTATCAATACGGCTTTAGCAATGTTGTTGCAAGCTTGGGAACTGCTCTTACGGAAAATCAAATAAAATTACTTGCGAGATACACCAAAAATGTTTATATTTTATATGATGGAGACGAAGCTGGATATAAGGCAAGTGCTCGTGCTATAAAGGTATGTTTGGAAAATAGTCTTTTCCCAAAAATTATCATGCTACCTGAAAATTACGACCCTGATTCTTTTCTTGATGAATTTGGGGCAGAGAAGTTACAAGAAGAAATTGATAAAGCGCTTAGTTTTTATCAATTTATAAAAGTTTACAAAAATGCAGATAAAAGTCTTGAAAATAAAGAAGATGCAATTGATGAATTGATTGATAATTTGATGCTTATCCAGGATCCTGTCCAAAGGGAAATGTACATACAGGAGGGTTCCGCTTTATTTAGAATTAGCGAAACAAATATTGTTAAATCAATAAATAGGCGTCTAACTAAATCTTTTAAAAGATATGCTTCCTTGAAAGCCAATCCGCAAGTTGGTGGACTTGGTGAAAAAGAGTTGTTGAAAATGGTTGTAAAATTTCCCGAAGAATGTGCAGATGCTGTGCCTTTTCTTGAACAGGAGTATTTTACTCATCCAATATTTAAAAAATTGGTTTCTATAATTAAAAAACAGGACAATCTAATTCAATTTACAGCCCAGAGCTCAAAATTATTAGACTATTTTGCCCCTGATGAAGTTGATTTTGTTTCGGACATTATGTTTTTTGATGGAGAATTTTCAAAAACTGTTCTACATAAATTACTTAATGGATTGCAAATTAGAAAATTAAGTTTAGACCTGCAAAAGATTAATCAAGAAATTATTGAACATCCGGATAATTTTGAGAAACTACGAGAAAAAAAAGTAATACAAAAAAAAATCCATCAACTAAAAGGTGGGGTGGTAAGAAAATTATTAAGTTAA